The Plasmodium knowlesi strain H genome assembly, chromosome: 14 genome has a segment encoding these proteins:
- a CDS encoding GPCR-like receptor SR25, putative encodes MAKRHKLKITILPIFFFVIFTGIHTVFTAFDRNDWLMFYTSCSGSGQVKWELLGVLTILNSLILLLNVNYKENINHLNNKKSETSDINDDLINVDMNEFSNNEKDESSDESEKEKKYNKIKIRYLYSISNSRVCYYSMWILCYYLIYFLCFLSFLYGIRLFQNNLINIYTIRTCRIDNLANYILSENTFISLYWAIINFNVFMSKYTDSFYISNYFKLNIQFSTGKKKLLFFLNYAYQILLVSYTIYKNVDLYNKGLYNLNQIVCALIFLCLILYTILEITYVLEINKPCYYGVTKLSFNYIWAIIYLFVIFISSVIFYFSVFPYSIKDQYVNFQIMLWFFFISLTYIKRNQLFIKV; translated from the exons ATGGCTAAGAGGCATAAATTGAAGATTACCATTttgcctatatttttttttgtaatattcACCGGGATTCACACCGTTTTTACCGCCTTTGACAGGAATGACT gGTTAATGTTTTACACGAGCTGCTCTGGCTCAGGGCAGGTAAAATGGGAACTGCTGGGGGTCTTGACCATTTTGAACAGTCTGATTTTATTGCTAAATGTGAACTACaaggaaaacataaaccatttaaataaCAAGAAGAGCGAAACGAGTGACATAAATGACGATTTGATAAATGTTGACATGAACGAGTTTAGCAACAATGAGAAGGACGAAAGCAGCgatgaaagtgaaaaagagaaaaagtacaacaagataaaaataagatACCTATACAGCATTAGCAACTCTAGAGTCTGTTATTATAGCATGTGGATCTTATGTTACTAtctgatatattttttgtgtttcctGAGTTTTTTATATGGTATTAGACTATTCCAGAACAatttaattaatatatatacaatcaGGACATGCAGAATTGATAATTTAgcaaattatattttatctGAAAATACCTTCATAAGCCTATACTGGGCCATTATCAATTTTAACGTTTTTATGAGTAAGTACACAGACTCCTTCTACATTTCAAATTATTTCAAATTGAATATACAATTTAGCacagggaagaagaagcttctttttttcttaaattatGCTTATCAAATATTACTAGTAAGTTATAcgatttataaaaatgtggaTCTGTATAATAAAGGGCTGTACAATTTGAATCAAATTGTGTGTGCCCTCATCTTCCTCTGTCTAATCCTCTATACTATTTTAGAAATCACATATGTTTTGGAAATAAATAAGCCCTGTTATTATGGTGTTACCAAGTTGTCTTTCAACTACATTTGGGCCATCATATACCTATTTGtgattttcatttcctccgtcattttttacttttctgtttttccttattccATCAAAGACCAGTATGTGAATTTTCAGATCATGCTctggtttttttttatttccctaaCTTACATAAAAAGGAACCAATTGTTTATAAAGGTttga